GCTCGCGCCAGTCCCTTGGGAACTGTCTACTTCAATTATGTTGTCTATATCATTCATTGATTGTGTGGAACAATCGGAGAGTTTTCCTAAGCATAATATGGATAGAAAAATCAGTAAAAAGTGCTTGAAAATTTTTAGTTTTTTGGCCATAAAGATAAGTTGGCAAATCTGATGGTTTTTTACTTCGCTGAGGTGTGAAAAGTATAACAAAAACAATTTATAATTGCAATATTTAATTATTTGTATTTTTTTTATCAAAAATTTAAGAAAAATTTCACCCTTTTAATAAAAAATGCTGCTAAAATTCACGGAAATTATACATTTATTTAGCAGTTAACGTTTTAAGTATTTTATAATTTTTTTAATAGTTCAAAATCTTTATTGATTAAAGCCAATTTCTTTTGTTTTGTCCATTTCTTTATTTGGCTTTCTCTAGATAACGCAGAACCTTTATCTTTATGTTCCTCAAAATATACTAGTTTAAGAGGTCTATAAATTCTCGTGTATTTTGCTCCCTTTCCGATTTTATGTTCCTGAAATCGCCTTTCAAGGTTATCAGTAATCCCTGTATACAAGCTCCTATTCTCACATTCAATTAAATAAACATACCACACGGTCTACTCCTTCGACTCGCTCCGCTCGCTCAGGATGGTTC
This genomic window from Elusimicrobiota bacterium contains:
- a CDS encoding GIY-YIG nuclease family protein yields the protein MWYVYLIECENRSLYTGITDNLERRFQEHKIGKGAKYTRIYRPLKLVYFEEHKDKGSALSRESQIKKWTKQKKLALINKDFELLKKL